The Diaminobutyricimonas aerilata nucleotide sequence GAAGGAGCGGACAAGTACGTCGCGTTCGATCTGGCGATGGACAAACTCGTCGAGCGGCTGAGACAGGCCAAAGACCGCAAGAAGGTGCATCACGGGCAGCATCGCCCACCGACGCTCCGGCAGCCGCAGAACGGCGAGTTCCGGGTCGCCGACATCGTGCCCGCGAGCGTCGACGTGATCGAGCGGGTCGCGACCGGGGCCATCCCCGTGCAGGTCGAGGAGGAGCAGGAGGACTACAGCCCGGTCGTCATCCGCCGGAAGGTGTTCCCGTCGGAGCACATGACCGTCGAGAGCGCCGTAGACCGGATGGAGCTCGTCGGACACGACTTCTTCCTGTTCGTCGACAGCGAGACCGACCGTCCGAGCGTCGTCTACCGCCGCAAGGGATGGGACTACGGCGTGATCTCGCTCGAGGA carries:
- the hpf gene encoding ribosome hibernation-promoting factor, HPF/YfiA family, encoding MDVFITGRNVDITDRFQDYATEKSEKIANLADKAIAFEVRASRHAESRGFKGDDRVELTVICPGPLVRAEAEGADKYVAFDLAMDKLVERLRQAKDRKKVHHGQHRPPTLRQPQNGEFRVADIVPASVDVIERVATGAIPVQVEEEQEDYSPVVIRRKVFPSEHMTVESAVDRMELVGHDFFLFVDSETDRPSVVYRRKGWDYGVISLEEQPADDDDQGRRRRR